A window from Mesorhizobium sp. WSM2240 encodes these proteins:
- a CDS encoding urease accessory protein UreE, with protein MLRAASFIRAAGILGDPGRPLPFDLAVLTSEERHLRRKVIELVHGDRLLVDLPDPVVLEHQDVLVLNDGRHVEIIAAEEELYEIRAAGPVQLTELAWHIGNRHLAAQIEEQRILILPDPVIKAMLEGLGASVADTVEIFRPARGAYSGAGHRRGHHHHDHGHSQDHPGPDHGHGASASHGHAHSHD; from the coding sequence ATGCTGCGCGCCGCTTCCTTCATCCGCGCGGCCGGCATTCTCGGCGATCCCGGCCGGCCGCTGCCCTTCGATCTCGCTGTGCTGACCAGCGAGGAGCGCCATTTGCGGCGCAAGGTCATCGAACTCGTCCATGGCGACAGGTTGCTGGTCGATCTGCCCGATCCGGTGGTCCTCGAGCATCAGGATGTGCTGGTCCTCAATGATGGCCGCCATGTGGAGATCATCGCCGCCGAGGAAGAACTCTATGAAATCCGCGCGGCCGGCCCGGTGCAACTCACCGAACTCGCCTGGCACATCGGCAACCGCCACCTTGCCGCGCAGATCGAGGAACAGCGGATACTCATTTTGCCGGACCCGGTCATCAAGGCCATGCTCGAAGGGCTCGGCGCGTCGGTTGCCGATACCGTCGAGATCTTCAGGCCGGCGCGCGGCGCATATTCCGGCGCCGGGCACCGGCGTGGTCACCACCACCATGACCATGGCCATAGCCAAGACCATCCTGGCCCTGATCATGGACATGGAGCTTCGGCCTCTCATGGCCACGCGCATTCGCATGACTGA
- the ureC gene encoding urease subunit alpha, which yields MMAQISRAAYARMFGPTTGDKVRLADTELFIEVERDFTVYGEEVKFGGGKVIRDGMGQSQVSRAQGAVDTVITNALVVDAGGIYKADIGLKDGRIAAIGKAGNPDTQAGVTIIIGPGTEIIGGEGRILTAGGFDAHIHFICPQQIEEALMSGITTMLGGGTGPAHGTLATTCTPGPWHIARMIQSFDAFPMNIGLSGKGNASLPAALEEMVLGGACSLKLHEDWGTTPAAIDCCLSVADAYDVQVMIHTDTLNESGFVENTVAALKGRTIHAFHTEGAGGGHAPDIIKVCGLQNVIPSSTNPTRPYTQNTIAEHLDMLMVCHHLSPSIPEDIAFAESRIRKETIAAEDILHDIGAFSIISSDSQAMGRVGEVAIRTWQTADKMKRQRGPLPEETGDNDNFRVRRYIAKYTINPAIAHGLSKEIGSIEVGKRADLVLWNPAFFGVKPDMVLIGGTIAAAPMGDPNASIPTPQPVHYRPMFGAYGKAMTNSSVTFVSKAALDAGLRGRLGVDKEMVAVENTRGGIGKRSMVLNDATPHIEVDPETYEVRADGELLTCPPATVLPMAQRYFLF from the coding sequence CTGATGGCCCAGATCTCCCGCGCCGCCTATGCGCGCATGTTCGGTCCAACGACAGGAGACAAGGTCCGGCTCGCCGACACCGAACTCTTCATCGAGGTCGAGCGCGACTTCACCGTCTATGGCGAGGAAGTTAAGTTCGGCGGCGGCAAAGTCATCCGCGACGGCATGGGCCAGAGCCAGGTTTCCCGGGCGCAAGGGGCCGTGGATACGGTCATCACCAACGCTCTCGTGGTCGACGCCGGCGGCATCTACAAGGCCGATATCGGTCTCAAGGACGGGCGCATCGCGGCTATCGGCAAAGCCGGCAATCCGGATACGCAGGCCGGCGTGACCATCATCATCGGGCCGGGCACCGAAATCATCGGCGGCGAAGGCCGCATCCTGACCGCCGGCGGGTTCGATGCGCATATCCATTTCATCTGCCCGCAGCAGATCGAGGAGGCGCTGATGTCGGGCATCACGACGATGCTCGGCGGCGGCACCGGCCCGGCGCATGGCACGCTCGCCACTACCTGCACGCCCGGCCCCTGGCACATCGCCCGGATGATCCAGTCCTTCGACGCCTTCCCTATGAACATCGGCCTGTCGGGCAAAGGCAATGCTTCGCTGCCGGCAGCGCTCGAGGAAATGGTGCTCGGCGGCGCCTGCTCGCTCAAGCTGCACGAGGATTGGGGAACCACGCCGGCCGCGATCGACTGCTGCCTTTCCGTTGCCGATGCCTATGATGTGCAGGTGATGATCCACACCGACACGCTGAACGAGTCGGGCTTCGTCGAAAACACCGTCGCCGCCCTCAAGGGCCGCACCATCCACGCCTTCCACACCGAGGGCGCGGGCGGCGGCCACGCGCCCGACATCATCAAGGTCTGCGGATTGCAGAACGTCATTCCCTCGTCCACGAACCCGACGCGGCCCTATACGCAAAACACCATCGCCGAACATCTCGACATGCTGATGGTCTGCCATCATCTGTCGCCTTCCATCCCGGAAGACATCGCCTTCGCCGAAAGCCGCATCCGCAAGGAGACCATCGCGGCGGAAGATATCCTGCACGACATCGGCGCCTTCTCGATCATCTCGTCGGACAGTCAGGCCATGGGCCGCGTCGGCGAGGTGGCGATCCGCACCTGGCAGACGGCGGACAAGATGAAGCGGCAGCGTGGGCCTCTGCCGGAGGAGACGGGCGACAACGACAATTTCCGCGTTCGCCGCTACATCGCCAAATACACGATCAATCCAGCCATCGCGCATGGCCTGTCCAAGGAGATCGGCTCGATTGAAGTCGGCAAACGCGCCGATCTCGTGCTGTGGAACCCTGCCTTCTTCGGCGTGAAACCCGACATGGTGTTGATCGGCGGCACGATTGCGGCCGCCCCGATGGGCGACCCGAACGCCTCCATACCGACGCCGCAGCCGGTGCACTACCGGCCAATGTTCGGCGCCTACGGCAAGGCGATGACCAACTCGTCGGTTACCTTCGTGTCGAAGGCGGCGCTAGATGCGGGCCTGCGCGGCAGGCTCGGCGTCGACAAAGAGATGGTCGCGGTCGAAAACACCCGCGGCGGCATCGGCAAGCGCTCCATGGTGCTGAACGATGCGACACCTCACATCGAGGTCGATCCGGAAACCTACGAGGTCCGAGCCGACGGCGAGCTTCTCACTTGCCCGCCGGCGACCGTGCTGCCGATGGCGCAGCGGTATTTTCTGTTTTGA
- a CDS encoding urease subunit beta, whose protein sequence is MIPGEIITGEGMIELNSGLPAVTLKVANTGDRPIQVGSHYHFFETNEALRFDRQQARGTRLDIAAGTAVRFEPGQERDVTLVPLGGKREVYGFQQKIMGKL, encoded by the coding sequence ATGATCCCGGGCGAAATCATCACGGGCGAAGGCATGATCGAGCTCAACAGCGGCCTGCCGGCGGTCACGCTGAAGGTCGCCAATACGGGCGATCGCCCGATCCAGGTCGGCAGCCACTACCATTTCTTCGAGACCAACGAGGCGCTCAGATTCGACCGGCAGCAGGCGCGTGGCACGCGGCTCGATATCGCTGCTGGAACAGCGGTACGTTTCGAGCCGGGCCAGGAGCGTGACGTGACGCTGGTGCCGCTCGGCGGCAAGCGCGAGGTCTATGGTTTCCAGCAGAAGATCATGGGAAAGCTGTAG
- a CDS encoding HupE/UreJ family protein: MMKRIAIVLAALGAGVAPAFAHLDPAEHGSVMAGLSHPLFGFDHVLAMVAVGLWAALLGGRALWLAPLAFVGAMTIGFAAALLGVTLPFVEPVVLASVVIIGLLAATALSVPAGIAMAMVGFFAVFHGHAHGGELGSAGAIAFGVGFALSTALLHVTGISLARLFGGGAGRLATRIAGGAAAVGGLWLVIVG; encoded by the coding sequence ATGATGAAACGGATTGCGATCGTGCTGGCGGCGCTGGGCGCAGGTGTCGCGCCCGCCTTTGCCCATCTCGATCCCGCCGAGCACGGCTCGGTGATGGCCGGCCTGTCGCACCCGTTGTTCGGGTTCGACCATGTACTTGCAATGGTAGCGGTCGGCCTGTGGGCGGCGCTGCTTGGCGGCCGCGCACTATGGCTGGCGCCGCTGGCCTTTGTCGGCGCGATGACGATCGGCTTCGCTGCCGCGCTTCTGGGCGTAACGCTGCCCTTTGTGGAGCCGGTCGTCCTCGCTTCCGTCGTGATTATCGGCCTGCTCGCCGCAACGGCGCTGAGCGTGCCGGCGGGAATTGCGATGGCGATGGTCGGCTTCTTCGCCGTGTTCCATGGCCACGCCCATGGCGGCGAACTGGGATCGGCCGGCGCAATAGCCTTTGGCGTCGGCTTTGCGCTCTCGACGGCACTGCTGCACGTGACGGGCATCAGCCTTGCGCGCCTGTTCGGTGGCGGGGCCGGGCGCCTGGCCACGCGAATTGCAGGCGGAGCTGCCGCAGTCGGTGGCCTGTGGCTCGTTATAGTGGGCTGA
- a CDS encoding DUF1272 domain-containing protein, producing the protein MLELRPNCECCDTDLAPDARDAMICTFECTFCAACAEGVLGGVCPNCGGDFSRRPVRPAAMLKKYPASTRRVLNAEGCGPARKVA; encoded by the coding sequence ATGCTCGAACTTCGCCCGAACTGCGAATGCTGCGACACGGATCTCGCGCCCGACGCGCGGGACGCGATGATCTGCACCTTCGAATGCACTTTCTGCGCCGCCTGCGCGGAAGGCGTGCTTGGCGGCGTCTGCCCAAACTGCGGCGGCGACTTTTCACGCCGGCCGGTGCGACCGGCAGCGATGTTGAAGAAGTATCCGGCCTCGACCCGGCGCGTGCTGAACGCCGAAGGCTGCGGCCCGGCTCGCAAGGTGGCGTGA
- a CDS encoding urease subunit gamma, whose protein sequence is MNLTPREKDKLLVAMAAIVARKRLERGVKLNHPEAIALITDFVVEGARDGRSVAELMEAGAHVVTRADVMEGIAEMIHDVQVEATFPDGTKLVTVHEPIR, encoded by the coding sequence ATGAATCTGACGCCTCGCGAAAAGGACAAGCTGCTCGTCGCCATGGCCGCAATCGTGGCGCGCAAGCGGCTCGAGCGCGGCGTCAAGCTGAACCACCCGGAAGCGATCGCCCTGATAACCGATTTCGTGGTCGAGGGCGCGCGCGACGGGCGCAGCGTGGCCGAACTCATGGAAGCCGGCGCGCATGTCGTCACGCGGGCGGATGTGATGGAAGGCATCGCCGAGATGATCCATGACGTGCAGGTCGAGGCGACGTTCCCGGACGGAACCAAGCTGGTCACCGTGCACGAACCGATCAGATGA
- a CDS encoding urease accessory protein UreD, translating into MPAETSREDDISPQRVAAKGRLSVSRLNGKTRLSRLYQEGAAKVRMPFTQGDHLEAILINTAGGLTGGDRIAWEVDIGADASCAVTTQASEKVYRALSGRAELSAKISVAAGGRIAWLPQETILFDRSSFSRRLDIDLACDAEALVVEATVFGRLAMGEQVAQGVFRDRWRIVCDGRLIHAEDFAIGPQVAATLRRRAAGNGAVAFATVLLISPGAAGQVEAVHGLVGEKGGVSAWQVGKSGKLLARLYDQDSYSLRKRLMPLVELLNGRAGLPKTWSL; encoded by the coding sequence ATGCCGGCCGAAACCAGTCGCGAAGACGACATTTCCCCCCAGCGCGTAGCCGCGAAGGGCCGGCTTTCCGTTAGCCGGCTGAACGGCAAAACCCGCCTGTCGCGGCTCTACCAGGAAGGCGCCGCCAAGGTCCGCATGCCGTTCACACAGGGCGACCATCTGGAGGCAATCCTCATCAATACCGCCGGCGGATTGACCGGCGGCGACCGCATTGCCTGGGAGGTGGATATCGGCGCGGATGCGTCGTGCGCTGTCACAACGCAGGCGTCGGAAAAGGTCTACCGCGCTCTTTCCGGCAGGGCCGAGCTTTCGGCGAAGATTTCCGTTGCTGCCGGCGGACGCATCGCCTGGCTGCCACAGGAAACGATCCTCTTCGACCGCTCATCCTTCTCTCGCAGGCTCGATATCGATCTGGCCTGCGACGCAGAAGCGCTTGTCGTCGAGGCGACTGTTTTCGGCCGGCTCGCCATGGGCGAACAAGTCGCGCAAGGGGTTTTCCGCGACCGCTGGCGCATCGTCTGCGACGGCCGGCTGATCCATGCCGAGGATTTCGCGATCGGCCCGCAAGTCGCCGCGACTTTGCGGCGAAGGGCTGCCGGCAATGGCGCGGTAGCTTTCGCGACCGTGCTCCTCATATCGCCCGGCGCGGCGGGCCAGGTCGAAGCCGTGCACGGCCTGGTTGGCGAGAAGGGCGGCGTCAGCGCATGGCAGGTCGGAAAATCTGGCAAGCTTCTTGCGAGGCTCTACGATCAGGACAGCTACTCGCTTCGCAAGCGGCTGATGCCGCTGGTGGAACTGCTCAACGGGCGGGCAGGATTGCCCAAAACTTGGTCACTTTAG
- a CDS encoding acyl carrier protein produces the protein MADQLAQDIIDKIKAHAEPDGGEITLKTELTELGIHSLELTEIIFDLEEAYGIEIEMNTVEAWSTLKNVGDMVEAVRGLIAKQA, from the coding sequence ATGGCTGACCAGCTCGCTCAGGACATCATCGACAAGATCAAGGCACACGCCGAGCCGGATGGCGGAGAAATCACGCTCAAGACCGAATTGACCGAACTTGGCATCCACTCGCTCGAGCTGACGGAGATCATCTTCGATCTGGAGGAGGCCTACGGGATCGAAATCGAGATGAATACGGTCGAAGCTTGGAGCACGCTGAAGAATGTTGGCGACATGGTCGAGGCCGTGCGCGGCCTGATCGCAAAACAAGCCTGA